The window GCTGGTGCCGTTCCGCAACCTGCGGCTTTCCGGCGTAGTCACGGCCCTGCACGACACCAAGCCCTCGGTCGCGACTAGGAAGGTCATCCAGGTCCTCGACCACCAGCCGGTCCTCGACGGCGAACTCCGCCGGCTCGCCGAATGGATCGCCCAGTACTACATCGCGCCGTTGGGCGAGGTGTTCCGGACCATGCTGCCGCTGGGCGGGGAATTCCGCCGGGCGCGGTCACTGCGCATCACCAGCCAGGGCCGGGCCGCGCTCCACGAGTCGGCCGAGAAGGGCGCGCGCTCGCGCAAGAGCGAAGAGGACACCCTCGCCGAATTCCGGGTGCTGGATTATCTGGCTCAGCGCGACTCCGCGCGGGAAGAGACCGTGCGATCGGCGAATAAGGTCAATCGCGCCGTGCTGGCGCGCCTGCTGCGGCGCAAATGGATCGAAGCGGAAGACGTATCGAGCGCTGAGGATGCCACACCTACGGTGCGTGTCGCCGTCCTGCAACAGGTCGAGGGCAAGCTCAACGACAACCAGCGGCGGATCGTGGAGACGCTGGCCGCCAGCGGCGGACGCGCCCGCCTGGAAACGCTGCGCACCCTTGACGTCCCCGAGAGCACGCTGGGCACGCTGGTGCGGCGCGGTATGGTCAGCATGGTGGAGGAGGCCGAAGAGTTCAACGTCTCGACCGTTCGCCCGCACGCCTCGGATTTCGACCTCAACCGGGAGCAGCGCGGCGCGCTGGAGCAGATCGAGAAAGCGGTGGAGGCACGCAGCTTTTCGGTCACGCTGCTGCATGGGGTCACCGGCTCGGGCAAGACCGCCGTGTATCTGGCGGCGATGCAGCAGGTGCTGGCCGGCGGGCGCTCCGCCATCCTGCTGGTTCCCGAGATCGGCCTGACGCCGGCGGCCGCAGCAAATCTCTACCAGGTCTTCGGCGAGCAAGTGGCGGTGCTGCATTCGGCGCTCTCCGACGGCGAGCGGGCGCAGCAGTGGCATCGTATCCGCCGCGGAGAGGCGAAGATCGTGGTGGGCACGCGCTCGGCGGTGTTCGCGCCGGTGACCGGCCTGGCGCTGATCGTGGTGGACGAGGAGCACGACACGTCGTACAAGCAGGAAGAGACGCCGCGCTACCACGGGCGCGACGTGGCGGTCATGCGCGGCAAACTGGCCCGGGCCGCGGTGGTGCTGGGCTCGGCGACGCCGTCGCTGGAATCGTTCCTCAACGCCAGCAGCGGCAAGTACGGCCTGATCGAGCTGCAGCAGCGGGTCGAGCAGCGCCCGCTCCCCGAGGTCGAGCTGGTGGACATGCGCGTCGAATTCCAGCAGACCGGCGAGGAGCACGTCTTCTCGCGGCGGCTGGTGGAAGAGATCAACCAGCGCCTGGCGCGGGGCGAGCAGGCCATGATCCTGATGAACCGCCGCGGCTACTCGGCGGTGGTGCTCTGCCGCGCCTGCGGCCAAACCGTGCAGTGCCGCAACTGCGCCATCGCTCTCACCCACCACAAGCGCGAGCAGAAACTCATGTGCCATTACTGCGGATACCGCGAGCGCGTCCCGCAGAAGTGCCCGAAGTGTGGCAGCGAATACGTCTACTTCCTGGGCGCCGGGTCGGAGAAGCTCGAAGACCTGCTGCACGGCGCCTTTCCCACCGCGCGCGTCGGGCGGTTAGACCGCGACACCGTCCGCGGACGCGGCGACTTCGAGCGCGTGCTCAATGCGCTGCACGCCGGCGAGCTCGACCTGCTGGTGGGCACACAGATGATCGCCAAAGGACACGACATCCACGGCGTGACCCTGGTGGGCGTGGTGGGCGCCGACTTCGCGCTCGGCTTCCCGGACTTCCGCGCCGCCGAGCGGACATTCCAATTGCTGACCCAGGTCGCGGGCCGCGCCGGACGCGGCCAGACCCCGGGCAAAGTCGTGCTGCAGACCTGGTTCCCCGATCACTATGCCATCCAGTTCGCCGCCAACCACGATTACGGCGGCTTCCAGGAGAAGGAGCTGCGCTATCGCAGGTGGATGCACTATCCGCCATTCAGCGCGCTGGCCAACGTGCTGGTGCGCAGCGACAAGCTGGAGGAAGCGCTGCGCTGGTCCGGACTGCTGGGGCAGTGGTTCCACAAGACGCGCCTGGAAGGCATCCGCGTGCTGGGTCCGGCGGCGGCGCCCATCGTCCGCCTCAAGCGCGACTACCGCTTTCATTTCGTGCTGAAGTCGGCGTCGCGGCAGAAGCTCAACGGAGCCCTGCGCGCCATGCTGGAGCACGCGTCCGGGCACCGGGTGCCGAGGACCAACGTCATTGTGGATGTGGACGCGCTCTCGCTGCTCTAGCGCAGGCTGCTCAGGTCGTTGCCCGGGAACGGGGCCGGGATGAAGGTCAGCAGGAACATCACCAGGCCGAGCACGGCCAGTGCGTATCGCCCGGGCGAGAGAGTCGGTTCGCGCTGGACATGAGGATGTCTGGCGGTCATCAGCAGAATCAGCGACCATAGGCCCCACCCGGACCAGTATCGGGTCATATAAACCAACACCAGCACGGTAAGGAGCGAGATCCAGCGGTGCCACTGTGGTCTTACCGCGTACACGATGTGGCCGCCGTCCAGTTGTCCCCCGGGCAGCAGGTTGAGCGAGGTGGCGAACATCCCGACCCAGGCCGCCAACGCGGTCGGATGCAGGTAAAGCGCCTCGATGGGAACACGCGCCACGTCTGCATGGCTGCCCAAGGCCCTTAGCGCGTCCTGCACGAGGTGGAAGATCGCTGGATACCCCAAAGGAAGAGCCGAGGCCGCCCCGACAGGCATCCTCTTAGAGAGCAACAGAGAGGCCGCCAGTGCGACGAGCGCCACCACGAATCCGGCGATGGGACCGGCGATACCGATATCGAACAGGTGGGTGCGGTTGCGGATGGGCGACTTGATGCGGATCACCGCCCCCAGGGTCCCGATCAGGGTCGGCGCCGGGATGAAGAAGGGCAGGGTGGCGTGCACGCGGTAGCGGACGCAGTAGAGATAGTGCCCCATTTCGTGGCAGAAGAGGATGAGCAACAGGGTCGCCGAGAAGGGGACACCCATGAGCAGGCGCGACGGCTCGGCCAGCACCCAGCGCACCGGGAACCACCACAGCAGCACCTGCCCCCAGGTGGCGTCGTCGGAGATGGGAGGAAACGCCGGCAGGTTGGCGTGAAAGTTGTATTCCAGGCGCGCCCCGACCACCAGCGTGGTAAAGACGGTCAGCAGGAAGAGCAGGGCGTGCAGCCAGTAGCGCTGCGGTGGCGGCTGGGCGACGAACACTTCTAGCGGACGATAGAACTCATAAGTGGACTGCAGAGGCGGTTCCGGCGGGGAGAGCGGGTTCGGCTCAGACATGGGAGACGACGTTCGGGTGCGGCGGACGTGTGCGAGTCAGGCCGAACCTAGTCGATGGACTGCAGTTCCTTCCCCGGCTTGAAGCGCACCGCCTTGCCGGGCGGGATGTTGACTTCGGCGCCGGTGCGCGGGTTGCGTCCGATGCCGGTCTTGCGCGGACGCACGTTGAACACGCCAAAGCCGCGCAACTCGATGCGGTCGCCGGTGCTGAGGGCTTTCTTCATGCTTTCGAAGACGGTCTCGACCGCCAACTCAGCCTTGGTTTTGGTGATGCCGGTCTTGTTCACGACTTCATTGATGATGTCGAGCTTGATCACAAGCGGCTCCCGAGAGGTTAGAGTAGCTGTAAAGTACGGATACTACGGAGTTTAGCTGGCGAAGTCAAATCCTCATCCAGAGTGTCATCCCGAAGGGCTTTAGCCCTGAGGGACCTGCTTTTCCCGTAGGCAGAAGCAGATCCCTCACGCCTAAAGGCGTTCGGGATGACACCGCCTCCCGTTGTCCACAGGTTTTTGCGGAATCCACAGGTTCTGCACAGGTAGAATCGCGCCTAGCCTTGCCGCATCAAAGGCTTACAAGCAACAATCCGTAGATTCTTGTCGGGCGGCCGGGCCGCGGCCGCACGCGCGGAGCAGTGGGGGAGGATAATGTCGGCACCGAGCAGCGTCATCACATCGCAGGCTTCAAGGGGGACCATGGGAGGCATCAAGAGCGACCGCTGGATCCGCAAGATGGCCCTGGAACACGACATGATCAACCCTTTCTCCGAGAAGCAGATGAGCACGGGCGTGATCAGCTACGGGGTCTCTAGCTATGGCTACGACCTGCGGGTGGCCGACGAGTTCAAGATCTTCACCAACGTGAACTGCACCATCGTGGACCCCAAGGCCTTCGACGAGCGCTCGTTCGTGACCGTGCGCTCGGATTGCGCCATCATCCCGCCCAACTCCTTCGCCCTAGCGCGCTCCATCGAGTATTTCAAGATCCCGCGCGACATCCTGACCATCTGCGTGGGCAAGAGCACTTACGCCCGCTGCGGCATCATCGTGAACGTCACCCCGTTCGAGCCGGAGTGGGAGGGCTTCGTCACCCTGGAGATCTCCAACACCACGCCCCTGCCGGCCAAGATCTACGCCAACGAAGGGCTGTGCCAGATCCTGTTCTTCCAGTCCGACGAGATGTGCGAGACCAGCTACAAGGACCGCAACGGCAAGTATCAGGCGCAGAAGGGCATCGTCCTGCCGAAGCTGTGACGGCGAGCGGCACCCGCCGCTGACGAATCGCGGGACCCGGTCTATACGTGATGGACTTCGATCTGCAGGTCAAGCTGGCGGTCTACCGCCACTTTGCCGAGACGGGCAAGCGCCCCTCACCGGCGGAGGTGGCGAAGCAGATCGGCATACCTGCCGCCGATGTGCCGGCTGTGTACACCCGGCTTCACACCCAGCGGGTCCTCGTCTTGGAACCGGACGGGACTTCGATCCGCATGGCGCCGCCGTTTTCGGGCGTGTCCACCCAGCATGTGGTCGAGGCGGGCGGCGTGTCGTACTTCGCCAACTGCGCCTGGGACGCGCTCGGTATCCCCGCCGCCCTGCACAAACCGGCGACCGTCCGCTCGCGCTGCGAGCAGTCCCTGGAACCAATGGCGCTGCCAGTCGGGCTGGAGG of the Terriglobales bacterium genome contains:
- a CDS encoding HU family DNA-binding protein, coding for MIKLDIINEVVNKTGITKTKAELAVETVFESMKKALSTGDRIELRGFGVFNVRPRKTGIGRNPRTGAEVNIPPGKAVRFKPGKELQSID
- a CDS encoding site-2 protease family protein; this translates as MSEPNPLSPPEPPLQSTYEFYRPLEVFVAQPPPQRYWLHALLFLLTVFTTLVVGARLEYNFHANLPAFPPISDDATWGQVLLWWFPVRWVLAEPSRLLMGVPFSATLLLILFCHEMGHYLYCVRYRVHATLPFFIPAPTLIGTLGAVIRIKSPIRNRTHLFDIGIAGPIAGFVVALVALAASLLLSKRMPVGAASALPLGYPAIFHLVQDALRALGSHADVARVPIEALYLHPTALAAWVGMFATSLNLLPGGQLDGGHIVYAVRPQWHRWISLLTVLVLVYMTRYWSGWGLWSLILLMTARHPHVQREPTLSPGRYALAVLGLVMFLLTFIPAPFPGNDLSSLR
- the merB gene encoding organomercurial lyase — protein: MDFDLQVKLAVYRHFAETGKRPSPAEVAKQIGIPAADVPAVYTRLHTQRVLVLEPDGTSIRMAPPFSGVSTQHVVEAGGVSYFANCAWDALGIPAALHKPATVRSRCEQSLEPMALPVGLEGPAPSDWLFHCLVPAAHWWDDIVFT
- the priA gene encoding primosomal protein N', with amino-acid sequence LVPFRNLRLSGVVTALHDTKPSVATRKVIQVLDHQPVLDGELRRLAEWIAQYYIAPLGEVFRTMLPLGGEFRRARSLRITSQGRAALHESAEKGARSRKSEEDTLAEFRVLDYLAQRDSAREETVRSANKVNRAVLARLLRRKWIEAEDVSSAEDATPTVRVAVLQQVEGKLNDNQRRIVETLAASGGRARLETLRTLDVPESTLGTLVRRGMVSMVEEAEEFNVSTVRPHASDFDLNREQRGALEQIEKAVEARSFSVTLLHGVTGSGKTAVYLAAMQQVLAGGRSAILLVPEIGLTPAAAANLYQVFGEQVAVLHSALSDGERAQQWHRIRRGEAKIVVGTRSAVFAPVTGLALIVVDEEHDTSYKQEETPRYHGRDVAVMRGKLARAAVVLGSATPSLESFLNASSGKYGLIELQQRVEQRPLPEVELVDMRVEFQQTGEEHVFSRRLVEEINQRLARGEQAMILMNRRGYSAVVLCRACGQTVQCRNCAIALTHHKREQKLMCHYCGYRERVPQKCPKCGSEYVYFLGAGSEKLEDLLHGAFPTARVGRLDRDTVRGRGDFERVLNALHAGELDLLVGTQMIAKGHDIHGVTLVGVVGADFALGFPDFRAAERTFQLLTQVAGRAGRGQTPGKVVLQTWFPDHYAIQFAANHDYGGFQEKELRYRRWMHYPPFSALANVLVRSDKLEEALRWSGLLGQWFHKTRLEGIRVLGPAAAPIVRLKRDYRFHFVLKSASRQKLNGALRAMLEHASGHRVPRTNVIVDVDALSLL
- the dcd gene encoding dCTP deaminase — protein: MGGIKSDRWIRKMALEHDMINPFSEKQMSTGVISYGVSSYGYDLRVADEFKIFTNVNCTIVDPKAFDERSFVTVRSDCAIIPPNSFALARSIEYFKIPRDILTICVGKSTYARCGIIVNVTPFEPEWEGFVTLEISNTTPLPAKIYANEGLCQILFFQSDEMCETSYKDRNGKYQAQKGIVLPKL